TTGCCTTTCTGAAACAGCATGGCTTCACCGCCCTGCTCCAGATTAACGGACAATCTGCCCACATTATCGAGCACCTTGTGATCCGCACCCGCTACAATAATGTTGGACCCTCCGATCGGATTGCCGTTATCCAGATCCTGGTCTGCCTTTCCGTTCACCAATCTCATATATCGTCCGCTAACTTCATCATAATCATACGTGACCCGGTAGCTCTCCAATAAATAATGAATATCGAACTGCTTGGCCAACTCTCCGCCAGACGTGGCGCCCTCCTCGTTATACGTATATACAGGGGATTTGAAGTCGTAACTATACCCTTTGGTGTCCGCGCCTTCTCTCAGCTTGTCCGCCGACGTGTACAGATTGTGCGGTGCTTTACGATCCGAGGAACGCCAGAAATAAGGGCCGCTATTCGATATCTCATCCATATGCTGTTTCTGCTGCTTTTGCAAAATGGAATAGGCATCCGGGCTGCCACCCGCATGAACTAATACCCCATCATAACTCTCACCAAGCTCGATCAGATACGGACGGATACTGCGCACGGGCCCAACCGTCTCTGCCCCGCCTTCGCTTTGGAAGATGGCAATAAAACGGGTGATGCCTCCCTCAGCGAGCACTTCGATCATAATATCTGCCGCACTCAGACCGGATTGGGGCCGTGCTGCAGGAGCATTGTTAATCATAACCGCCAATGGGCGGCGCGTAATGGCTTCATCAACAGGCAGACCCGTCAGAGGCGCAGTATAGAGCGACGTAGCAGGTTCTTCCGTCTCTTGTTCTTCCTGTACGGGTGTAGGAACGGACTCCGGCTTCGGAATTTGAACCATCTCCTTACTCTGGCAAGCAACCAGACTTGAGGCCAGAATAAGCAGCGATGCCGCAGAAATCATTTTGTTCCATTTCAATTGCTTCAATATATGTACCTCCTGAACGATATGGCTGAAATCTAGGCTGTAGTTGCTCTTATGTAGGTGACCATTTCACGTATTTCTTTCCATTTAATCACACACAGCACCATTTGTCTTCGATAAGGAGAGCATTTTCTACCCTGCATTTTACATTTGAAACCTGAGCCAGGATGAAAAATATGTCCTAAATGTGAACTTCTCAAACCTTACTTAAAATTTGAACTAGATTGTGATAATAATCACAAACAAGATGACTTTTGAACTATACAATAAAGACATCAAAGGTGATCACTTAGAAAAACAAAAACAACACACACTAGATTCCATGAAGGAGTGGTTTATATGTTCAGCTTCAACCAATGGCTTAGAGAAAACAAAGTGGCAATGTGGATTTTGACAGTACTTCGGGTGTATATCGGTTACGACTGGATGACACACGGCTGGGGCAAATTAACAGGTGGATTCGAAGCTGGCGGATTCCTTGCAGGCGCTGTAGAAAAAGCAACTGGTGATCACCCGGCGGTGCAAGCTTGGTGGGCAACCTTCCTTGAGAAATTCGCGGTACCAAATGCAGGACTGTTCGACTTCATCATCCCGCTGGGTGAATTCCTTGTAGGTCTGGGTCTCATTCTTGGATGCTTTACAACACTGGCAGCACTGATGGCGATGGTCATGAACTTCGCGTTCCTCTTCTCGGGAACAGTAAGCACGAATGCTCAATTAGTTCTGATGGAAATCTTCCTTGTAGTTGCAGGTGCGAACGCTGGTAAAATTGGTTTGGATCGTTGGGTAATGCCTTACCTTCGCGGATTGTTCACTCGCAATAAAGGAAGCCAGCCTAAAGAAACACCAACGATAAATCCTACGCACAAAACAGCCTAAATCGTAAGTAGACATGATCCGGTCCTGCTCCCCTCCCCCTGGAGAGCAGGACTTTTTTGTATTTTTATATATGCTTGTAGGTCATCCGACTTGCCCATCGACAGAAACACGTATTATGATGAACATATCGATCGATT
Above is a window of Paenibacillus sp. E222 DNA encoding:
- a CDS encoding DUF3048 domain-containing protein, whose translation is MKQLKWNKMISAASLLILASSLVACQSKEMVQIPKPESVPTPVQEEQETEEPATSLYTAPLTGLPVDEAITRRPLAVMINNAPAARPQSGLSAADIMIEVLAEGGITRFIAIFQSEGGAETVGPVRSIRPYLIELGESYDGVLVHAGGSPDAYSILQKQQKQHMDEISNSGPYFWRSSDRKAPHNLYTSADKLREGADTKGYSYDFKSPVYTYNEEGATSGGELAKQFDIHYLLESYRVTYDYDEVSGRYMRLVNGKADQDLDNGNPIGGSNIIVAGADHKVLDNVGRLSVNLEQGGEAMLFQKGKMIRGQWVKKPGDIIRFVQNGTEVALVPGKTFISIVPNQPDFASHVEIEN
- a CDS encoding DoxX family protein, translated to MFSFNQWLRENKVAMWILTVLRVYIGYDWMTHGWGKLTGGFEAGGFLAGAVEKATGDHPAVQAWWATFLEKFAVPNAGLFDFIIPLGEFLVGLGLILGCFTTLAALMAMVMNFAFLFSGTVSTNAQLVLMEIFLVVAGANAGKIGLDRWVMPYLRGLFTRNKGSQPKETPTINPTHKTA